GCGCTAACGCAGTATCCTCGCCGCTCGAGGAGGACTTCCGATGAACCTTTCGAGGCGATCCTGCGCCGCCCTCACCTTCGCCTTCGCCTTCGCCTTTGCCTCCGGCCCGGCCGCCGCGAAGGAGCTGGCCGGCGCGACGATGCCCGACTCCGTGACGGTCGCTGGAAAGACCCTCAAGCTGAACGGCATGGGCCTTCGCAAGAAGGCGATGTTCAAGGTCTACGTCGGGGGCCTCTACCTCGAGGCGCCGGCCTCGAATGCCTCGGCCATCCTCGCCTCCGACGCGCCGAAGGCGCTGAAGATGCACTTCCTCCGGAGCGTCGACAGGGAGAAGCTCGTCGAGACCTTCCAGGAGGGCTTCACGGCGAACTCGCCGCAGAAGGCTCCGGCGCAGAAGGCCGGGATCGACAAGCTCCTCGCGACCGTCACCGACGTCAAGGACGGCTCGGTGACGACCTACACCTACGCCCCCGGCACGGGCACCGTCGTCAACCGCGACGGCAAGGACGTGGCCACGATCGAGGGGAAGGAATTCGCCGAAGTGC
The genomic region above belongs to Holophagales bacterium and contains:
- a CDS encoding chalcone isomerase family protein; amino-acid sequence: MNLSRRSCAALTFAFAFAFASGPAAAKELAGATMPDSVTVAGKTLKLNGMGLRKKAMFKVYVGGLYLEAPASNASAILASDAPKALKMHFLRSVDREKLVETFQEGFTANSPQKAPAQKAGIDKLLATVTDVKDGSVTTYTYAPGTGTVVNRDGKDVATIEGKEFAEVLFSLWLGPKPPSEDLQKGLLGR